In the genome of Vicia villosa cultivar HV-30 ecotype Madison, WI linkage group LG7, Vvil1.0, whole genome shotgun sequence, one region contains:
- the LOC131618617 gene encoding uncharacterized protein LOC131618617, translated as MHVYSEDEGLLMHFIQDSLTGASLEWYMRLERTHIRSWRDLVEAFIKQYQYNVDMAQNRTQLQNLSQKANESFKEYAQKWRELAARVQPPMLEREMMDLFTNTLEGQYYSACSASSSFAELVMIGERIESGIKAGRIQNPSAASSSSGAGGKKPYNGFAKKREGETSAAYYGQGKGHAYQQVAAITIPNAPFQQHQQRGYAPRQYQPKAPERVFDPIPMTYAQVLPYLLDLKLVQLRTLATPAKLPANWDANARCEFHFGAPGHSIENCKALKHQVQNLLDSKAIEFTPTQGPNVVQNPMPPHGTHAANAIEVVEDAHLVKDVIELGSLLPLLKKELLRMGLYAGCGEFCTDCMVTPSVCDKVKGGIQQLMDSGYLEFEHVRRPEMVESEVNVASIPYTPTKIPIPARAPPLVITLPGPVPYTSERAIPWNYGGEVFYQGAKYEVKAPVEKEDVDNVVGIGRMMRSGRIFNPPQNTRDDNAEALAEAKGKKMVEDTVDRGQNSNSEDTVAKEMEEFLKIIKKKISVNQLEGVVSNINAGNGLGFTDADLPSEGRNHNKALHISVECKGTMLSCVIVDNGSSLNVLPKSSLMRLD; from the exons ATGCATGTATACTCTGAGGACGAAGGACTGTTGATGCACTTTATCCAAGATAGCCTGactggggcatccttggaatggtATATGAGGTTGGAGAGAACTCACATCCGAAGTTGGAGAGACCTGGTTGAGGCCTTCATAAAGCAGTATCAGTATAATGTTGACATGGCACAAAATCGCACTCAGTTACAGAATCTATCCCAGAAAGCTAATgagtccttcaaagaatatgcacaGAAATGGCGCGAGTTGGCGGCTAGAGTCCAGCCACCTATGTTGGAAAGAGAAATGATGGACCTGTTCACCAACACTCTAGAGGGTCAATACTACTCCGCCTGCTCTGCATCCTCAAGTTTTGCCGAGTTGGTTATGATTGGTGAGCGAATTGAAAGTGGAATTAAGGCTGGTAGAATACAGAATCCGAGTGCTGCTAGTTCCTCCTCTGGGGCTGGTGGAAAGAAGCCATATAATGGGTTTGCTAAGAAAAGagaaggcgagaccagtgccGCTTACTATGGTCAAGGCAAGGGCCATGCTTATCAACAAGTAGCTGCTATAACCATACCAAATGctccttttcaacaacatcagCAACGAGGGTATGCTCCACGTCAATATCAACCGAAAGCACCTGAAAGAGTTTTTGATCCGATCCCAATGACATACGCACAAGTATTGCCATATCTCCTCGATTTGAAGTTAGTACAATTGAGAACTCTAGCCACTCCTGCTAAGTTGCCCGCTAATTGGGATGCCAATGCGAGATGTGAATTCCACTTTGGGGCACCTGGACATAGCATTGAAAACTGTAAAGCGTTGAAGCATCAGGTTCAAAATCTTCTGGACTCCAAGGCCATTGAGTTTACTCCTACTCAAGGACCTAATGTTGTTCAGAATCCTATGCCTCCCCATGGAACCCATGCGGCAAATGCTATTGAGGTTGTTGAAGATGCTCACCTGGTCAAGGATGTGATTGAATTGGGTTCATTGTTGCCATTATTGAAGAAGGAGTTGCTGAGAATGGGTCTATACGCTGGTTGTGGAGAGTTCTGTACTGATTGCATGGTCACTCCCTCAGTTTGTGATAAGGTGAAAGGTGGGATTCAACAGTTGATGGATAGTGGGTACCTAGAGTTTGAGCATGTGCGACGTCCTGAAATGGTTGAAAGCGAAGTTAATGTGGCATCCATCCCGTATACTCCTACCAAGATTCCAATTCCTGCCAGAGCACCTCCTTTGGTTATCACACTTCCTGGTCCTGTCCCATATACTAGTGAAAGAGCAATCCCATGGAATTATGGGGGAGAAGTTTTCTACCAAGGGGCCAAGTATGAGGTCAAAGCGCCGGTGGAGAAAGAGGATGTTGATAATGTTGTGGGCATTGGAAGAATGATGAGAAGTGGTCGTATTTTCAATCCTCCCCAGAATACTCGCGATGACAATGCAGAAGCTCTAGCTGAAGCAAAAGGGAAAAAAATGGTAGAAGATACAGTGGATCGGGGGCAAAACTCTAATTCTGAAGATACTGTGGCCAaggagatggaagagttcttaaAGATCATCAAGAAAA AGATCTCAGTGAATCAACTTGAAGGGGTGGTGTCAAACATCAATGCAGGTAATGGATTGGGATTCACC